ATCAGGCATTTGAATCGCTCAAGGAAAAAGCCAATGTGAAAGATAACCGCGCGTTGTTTTTTTAAATCAAATTTTCAATAAAAAAATATAGGATGAACCCGAACAAATTGTTCGGGTTTTTTTTTGGCAACAAGTCATTCAAATCGTATGGCATTAATTGCTTTCATGCGGCTTACCCACCACACCGGAAGCAACAGGAACAAAAAACTTATAACAAAGGTTCCTAAGTTAACCATGAGTATATACGTTAGGTCGAAATCGATGGGGGCAGTATCGAGGTAGTAGTCCTTTTTGCTAAGCTTAACAATGTTAAAATGCTTTTGAATAAATGCCAACCCCAGCCCTATTACATTACCAAGCAACAAGCCTACACCAATTAGGTAGGCTGCAATGGTAGCAAACATGCCTGCAATGGTAGTGCGACCTGCACCAAGACTTTGTAATATGCCAATAGTAGGAGTGTTGTCCAAAATTAAAATCAATAAGGCGGCAATCATATTTACACAAGCAATAATAATCATTAACACCAAAATGATGGTCACATTGCTATTAATTAAATTAAGCCAGCTAAACAATTGCGGAAAACGCTGTGTGATGCTTTCGGCAACAAGTGTATTACCGGTTTTATTGTAAATGGCGGTAGTGGTTTCAGCAATGCGATCTTTGTCTTTCACAAAAACTTCGTAACCTCCTATTTCACCCTGCTCCCAATTGTTTAATTTCTGAATGTGTCGTATATCACACATTACATAATTGTTGTCAAACTCTTCGAGGCCGGTATTGTAAATGGCTGCCACGGCCCACTTACGGACTCGCGGAGGTTGTTCCACAAAATAAAACAATACCTGACTTCCAATTTCAAGTTTCATTTGATTGGCAATAGTTTCGCTTATTACCACCTCATTACTTACTGCGCTATCAAAGGTGGGCAACTTGCCTTTTACCAACGATGTGGTTATAAAATCGGGTTGGTAATCGCTATCGCATCCTTTAAGCACAATGCCTTGCAAATCATCGCCCGACTTAATAATGCCCGGCTTTATAGCAAATGCTGACAGGTGAGCAATGTTAGCAAACTTTGATAATGCTGCCACAGGTACACTATCCCTATGTATCGGATTCATGAGGTACGAATCATTATTATCAAAATTTTTTATAATAATATCACCTGCAAAACCACATACCTTATTGGTTATTTCCTTTTTAAATCCGCTTACACTAAGCACTGCAACCAACATTACTGCAAGGCTTAAGGCCACACTCCAAATTGCAATATTGATAACCGGATTGCTAAGTGTTTTACCTCGCTTGCCGGCCAATATTTTCTTTGCTAAATAAAATGCTGTATTCATGCGTGGACAAAGTAAAATATAAAATGCAATTGATGCATCTTAAATAATTGCTACCGGGGAGGAAAGGAAATTTACATTCCCCATAATTGTTATCAAATTAATGTAAGAAAGGGTACGCAATGCCAACATAATATTCATATTTGCGCTCATAAAAAACTACTAAGCTTTATATGAATTTATCTGATTTATTGTTACAAGCTGTTAAGGCATCTATCAAAGCCGGAGCAGAAATTTTGGATGTATATGCCCAACCAATCAATGTTGAAATCAAAGATGATAAGTCACCATTGACGGAGGCTGACAAACGTTCGCATCAAGCCATTATGGCTGCGTTGCAACCACTCGGCATACAGATTATGAGCGAAGAAGGCAAAGCAATAGCTTTTGCCGAACGCAAAGACTGGGAATATTATTGGCTCATAGACCCTTTGGATGGCACCAAGGAATTTATCAAACGCAATGGGGAGTTTACTGTAAACATTGCGCTTATCAACAAAGGGCGAGCTATAGCAGGTGTAATTTATGTCCCTGTTCTTAATGAATTATTTTTTGCTGCCGAAGGTACAGGTGCTTATAAGATAGAGAATTATGATAACGCCTCTCAACCTGCAACACTTGATGCATTAAAAGCACACGCACGCAAACTTGATGGCAATGTGAGCGCAACAGCATTTACGGTAGTAGCCAGCAGGTCGCACCTCACACCCGAAACCGAAGCCTTGATAAATGACTTACGCACCAAACATGGCACTATTGAGATGGTAAGCAAAGGCAGCTCGCTCAAGTTATGTTTAGTGGCCGAAGGCAAAGCTAACATCTATCCACGCCTTGCCCCTACCATGGAATGGGATACAGCCGCAGGTCAGGCCATTTGCGAACAGGCCGGATGCACCGTAATTAATTACCATTCGCAACAACCCATGCAATATAACAAAGAGGATTTGCTCAATCCCTGGTTTGTTGTGTCACGATAACCATATACGTTTTGTTGCTACTAAATGATTGATTTTTTAAATAAAAAGGTAAAGCGCCAGTTTAAAGAAAAGGGTTTTAAGGAACTGGTTTTTGGCAGTGCCACTACGTTTGCATTACGCGTATTGGGTATGCTTGCAGGGGCTCTTTTTACTTTTATAATGGCTAAATTATTTGGTGCAAGTACGGTGGGCGCATTTCACCTTTCGCAAACGGTGTTGTTACTTTTCACCATCCTTTCCAAACTGGGAATGGACACTGCCATTGTTAAGTTATTTTCTCAAAATATTGTTTATAATAATTGGCCCAAGGTGCTTGGGATTTACAATCGTGTTATAGCTACTACCATTCCACTTGGAATTTTTTGGGGCGTAGTTCTTTATTTTACATCGGGGTTAATAGCGGAATATGTTTTTAATAAGCCCTATCTCGAAGATTATTTAAAAATAATTTCCATTGGTATTTTACCAATGAGCCTTCGCTTTATAAACAGTGAGTGCTATCGTGGTATGCGTCAGCTGCGCCTGTATGCATATAGTCAAAATGTTTCTTACTTTATCTACTCACTGGTAGTAATGAGCATTCTCTACTATGTGTTAAAAGACCAAAACAAATTTGTACCTAATATCAGTTTCGTAATTGCGCTGGGAATTCTTGCCGTGTCAAGTTCATTTTCGGTTTCGAAAAAAATAAAAGCGCAGGTAGGCGACAAGGAAGCCATACCAGTGCAAAAAAGAGAGATTCTTAAAACATCATTACCCATGATGTTAAGCAATAGTATGATGCAGATATCGGGGTGGATAAACACCTTGTTTCTGGGATATTATTGCACCGATGCCGATGTAGGTATTTATCGCGTGGTATTGCATGTGGCTACGGTTTGTGCTTTTATTTTAGTTTCAATTAATAGTGTAGCTGCACCGCGCTTTGCGCAGTTATATGCTAAGCGCGATATGCTAGGCCTTGCAAGGGCAGCACGTCAAACTTCAGCAGTTAACTTTTTTGCATCGATTCCCATTTTTCTACTCATCATCGTTTTTAGAGAGCGCATAATGGGATACTTTGGGGCTGAGTTTGCCATTGGTGCGCAGGTATTGCTTTTTAATATGGCAGGACAGTTTATGAATATCTTTTGTGGATCGGTAGGCAGCTTTCTTAATATGACCGGCCGCGAAAAAGAATTCCAGAACATCCTCATCATCAGTACGGTGATTAATCTCATAAGCTGCATGATTTTTATTCCCATGTATGGCTTAATGGGAAGCGCTATTTGTACCATGCTTTTTATGAGCAGTTGGAATATTATTTCAGCCATTTACATTTATTACAAGTATAAGATACAAACTTTCTACTGGCCTTTTACCGGACGTATTAATGAAGATGTGGTTTTAAAGTCACCACTATTAAAGGATGAAATAGACCTTGAACGACTAGGTAAAAAATTGCCTTTAAACTATGAAGTGCCAAAGGTAGATGTAGCTATTGTTGGTATACAAAAAGCAGCCACATCATCCCTTAAACATTATATAGGCGAGCACCCCGATATGGTAACACATGATAGGCTTGAGTTTACTTTTTTTGTAAACGATAAAGAGTACGAACAGGGTTACGAAGAATGGTACCGCAACGATTTTGATACTGCTATAGGAGCTGACAAGCGGGTACTGATTAAAAACGTGGGCATCGTTTTTTGGGAAGAAGCTATGGTGCGTCTGAGCGAACACAATCCGGATGTAAAGGTAATATTACTGTTGCGCAATCCGGTTGATCGCGCTTACTCTGCCTATTGGTATGGTCGCAATAAAGCTGTAGAAACATTGCCTACATTTGAAGAAGCATTGGACGCTTCGCCAACACGTTTCAAACGAAAATCCGATATCAGCATCACCTCCTACTATGAACAAGGACATTACTATGACCTGATTAAGCGCATGGAAAAATATTTTCCGAAGGAAAATATTAAAATAGTTTTTCAGGAAGACCTGCAAAAAGAACCTGCTGCCCTTATGCATGATGTATATCAATTTTTAAAACTCGATACCGGTTATACGCCCGATGTATCTAAAAGATATAATGAATCGGCTTCGGCCAAGTTGGGCATTGTAAATAAAATTTTTAATTCAGACGATTCTATTCTTAAGCAACTACTTCAACTTGTACCTTATTCGGTGCGCAATCAGCTCAAGAAAAAGATTAAAATGATTAATCAGAAAAAATTTACACAACCTTCTATGAATATTGAAACCAGAAAAAAACTCATAGAATACTATAAACCATATAACAAACAATTAGGCAATTATATAGGACGCGATTTAAGTTTTTGGGATAAGTAAATTGCTACTGTACCTATTCACCTAATTTTTTAAAACCACAGAAATGGCCAACTGGGCAATGACCTGGTGTAATAAGAAAAGTTTCCAACTAATTCCCTTTCTGAGGAATTTATTATTTTACATTACATTTGCCCTATGAGTCGTTATTTAATAGCCTTACTAATTTGTGTTAGTGCACTTGCAAGTGCAGGGCAAAGCAGCATTCGTGATAGTGTAATCAATTTATCAGCCATAAATCTTAGTTACGGTTACTATTTACCCTTTGCCGATATGGGCGAGCGCTTTGGAGGTTTTTCGAATGTGCATGCGAGCTACAATATTAAGACGCGTAAAAACTGGATGCTAAGTGCTGAAGGTGGTCTTATGTTTGGCAATCAAATTGAAGTAGACAGTATGTTCAAGAACATAAGCACCAGCGATGGACAAATTATTGGTAATGATGGCAAGGCGGCTACTGTTCGTGTTTATCAAAGAGGGTATACTATTACAGTTAATGGAGGAAAATTATTTCCTATTGGTAAACCAAATAAAAATTCGGGAGTAGTGGTAATGGTAGGTGCCGGTTTTGTGCAACATAAAATCAGGATCGAAACACTTGGCAACACGGTAGAATATTTAAATAAGCAATACAAGAAAGGTTATGACCGCCTTACCAATGGATTGCTGATAAGGCAATACATCGGCTATCAATATCTGGGCAATAAGCAGTTGGTAAATTTTCATTTTGGAATAGATATAAACCAAGGATTTACACAAGGCCGAAGGAGCTATTTATTCGAAACCGGCTTGCCAGACAATGCCAAACGCACCGAACTATTTATAGGTATACGTGCCGGCTGGTCGCTACCACTGTATAAAAGAGCGAGCGATAAGTTTTATGTTGATTAACCGGGAATAGTCAAATGGCAACCGAAGCAAAAGAAAAAAAATTAATAAAAAAATTGCGAACCACCCTGCGTTTGGTGGTAATGAATGACAGTACCTTTGAAGAAAATTTTTCGCTTCGCCTTACACCTTTAAACCTGGCAATAGTTACCGGTTCGGTTATGCTTGTGCTTGTAA
This region of Bacteroidota bacterium genomic DNA includes:
- a CDS encoding FtsX-like permease family protein, translating into MNTAFYLAKKILAGKRGKTLSNPVINIAIWSVALSLAVMLVAVLSVSGFKKEITNKVCGFAGDIIIKNFDNNDSYLMNPIHRDSVPVAALSKFANIAHLSAFAIKPGIIKSGDDLQGIVLKGCDSDYQPDFITTSLVKGKLPTFDSAVSNEVVISETIANQMKLEIGSQVLFYFVEQPPRVRKWAVAAIYNTGLEEFDNNYVMCDIRHIQKLNNWEQGEIGGYEVFVKDKDRIAETTTAIYNKTGNTLVAESITQRFPQLFSWLNLINSNVTIILVLMIIIACVNMIAALLILILDNTPTIGILQSLGAGRTTIAGMFATIAAYLIGVGLLLGNVIGLGLAFIQKHFNIVKLSKKDYYLDTAPIDFDLTYILMVNLGTFVISFLFLLLPVWWVSRMKAINAIRFE
- a CDS encoding oligosaccharide flippase family protein, whose protein sequence is MIDFLNKKVKRQFKEKGFKELVFGSATTFALRVLGMLAGALFTFIMAKLFGASTVGAFHLSQTVLLLFTILSKLGMDTAIVKLFSQNIVYNNWPKVLGIYNRVIATTIPLGIFWGVVLYFTSGLIAEYVFNKPYLEDYLKIISIGILPMSLRFINSECYRGMRQLRLYAYSQNVSYFIYSLVVMSILYYVLKDQNKFVPNISFVIALGILAVSSSFSVSKKIKAQVGDKEAIPVQKREILKTSLPMMLSNSMMQISGWINTLFLGYYCTDADVGIYRVVLHVATVCAFILVSINSVAAPRFAQLYAKRDMLGLARAARQTSAVNFFASIPIFLLIIVFRERIMGYFGAEFAIGAQVLLFNMAGQFMNIFCGSVGSFLNMTGREKEFQNILIISTVINLISCMIFIPMYGLMGSAICTMLFMSSWNIISAIYIYYKYKIQTFYWPFTGRINEDVVLKSPLLKDEIDLERLGKKLPLNYEVPKVDVAIVGIQKAATSSLKHYIGEHPDMVTHDRLEFTFFVNDKEYEQGYEEWYRNDFDTAIGADKRVLIKNVGIVFWEEAMVRLSEHNPDVKVILLLRNPVDRAYSAYWYGRNKAVETLPTFEEALDASPTRFKRKSDISITSYYEQGHYYDLIKRMEKYFPKENIKIVFQEDLQKEPAALMHDVYQFLKLDTGYTPDVSKRYNESASAKLGIVNKIFNSDDSILKQLLQLVPYSVRNQLKKKIKMINQKKFTQPSMNIETRKKLIEYYKPYNKQLGNYIGRDLSFWDK
- the cysQ gene encoding 3'(2'),5'-bisphosphate nucleotidase CysQ, coding for MNLSDLLLQAVKASIKAGAEILDVYAQPINVEIKDDKSPLTEADKRSHQAIMAALQPLGIQIMSEEGKAIAFAERKDWEYYWLIDPLDGTKEFIKRNGEFTVNIALINKGRAIAGVIYVPVLNELFFAAEGTGAYKIENYDNASQPATLDALKAHARKLDGNVSATAFTVVASRSHLTPETEALINDLRTKHGTIEMVSKGSSLKLCLVAEGKANIYPRLAPTMEWDTAAGQAICEQAGCTVINYHSQQPMQYNKEDLLNPWFVVSR